GAGCGTTCTTCAAAATGGAGCAAAACGAGTGGCTGTCCATTGTGAGGACGAGTTTCGCCTAAAGGAAAGAAAATCCATTGTCGATGCTTCACCCGGAAACGTGCACCTCCACCCTGTGTGGAGGGACGAACAAACGGCCCTCATGGCAACCCGAAGAATTGTGGCATTGGGAAAGGAAACAGGACGGCCATTGCATATTTTGCACGTAACCACTGCGGAGGAAATGGATTTTTTGAGACAAAATAAAAGCCATTGTACGGTGGAGTGCCTTCCTCAGCATCTCACCTTTTCCTCGCCAGACTGCTACGATCGGCTTGGAACTCTCGCTCAAATGAACCCCCCTATCCGCGATCAGAGGCATCAAGCAGCTCTGTGGAAAGCTGTATTGGATGGGACCGTCGATGTCCTGGGCTCAGATCACGCCCCTCATACCCTCGAAGAAAAGCAACTTCCCTATCCTCAAAGTCCATCCGGTATGACAGGCGTGCAAACAATTCTCCCCGTCATGCTTCATCATATGAGCGAGGGAAGACTCAGTCTTGGGCGGATTGTCGAGCTCATGGCTTACAATCCAGCAAAAATCTGGGGGTTGGAGGGCCGAGGAGAACTGAAAATTGGCGCTCGAGCCGATTTATCTATTGTTGATCTCAACAAAACAGCAGAGATTAAGCGATCTTGGATTGCTTCCAAATCGGGTTGGTCCCCCTATGAGGGACTCAAGGTTAAAGGATGGCCAACAATTGTTTTAATCGAGGGTCAGATCGCGATGCGAGAGAATGAAGTCATCGGTTCCCCCCTAGGCTCACCTCTCGAATTTTCGCCCGCAATTTTGTCTTCATGATCGTCTGCAAGAGAAATTATTTTTAGCGGGTATTTTTTAGAGCAATTCACCTTGCTCGTGTTCAGTACCAGGCGGGTTAAAGAT
This region of Bdellovibrionales bacterium genomic DNA includes:
- a CDS encoding dihydroorotase; this translates as MTSLSEKLDTGTLELDLLIKGAGALLRKGPGDWRAETTDIGIRKNRIVALGSIGKVSTKKTLRAEGLTVLPGLLDTQVHFREPGFEYKEDLSSGTRGALLGGITGIFEMPNTRPSTVSALDLADKLTRAKDRAWVHYAFYLGATIDNASKLAELERLPGCCGVKIFMGSSTGSLLVADDEKLRSVLQNGAKRVAVHCEDEFRLKERKSIVDASPGNVHLHPVWRDEQTALMATRRIVALGKETGRPLHILHVTTAEEMDFLRQNKSHCTVECLPQHLTFSSPDCYDRLGTLAQMNPPIRDQRHQAALWKAVLDGTVDVLGSDHAPHTLEEKQLPYPQSPSGMTGVQTILPVMLHHMSEGRLSLGRIVELMAYNPAKIWGLEGRGELKIGARADLSIVDLNKTAEIKRSWIASKSGWSPYEGLKVKGWPTIVLIEGQIAMRENEVIGSPLGSPLEFSPAILSS